The Nitrobacter hamburgensis X14 sequence CCGGGCGCGCCGATCAGCGTTGCGTTCGATCCGCTGGACGGCTCGTCGAACATCAACACGAACATATCGGTGGGTACGATTTTCTCAATCATGCCCACTCCACCCGATGCCAGCGCCGCCTTTACCCAACCCGGCAGCGCGCAGCTTGCGGCTGGTTTCGTTGTCTACGGCCCGCAAACCTCTCTCATCCTCACCCTCGGGCAGGGTGTCGATATCTTTACGCTCGATCGCGTCGAGAGGGTGTTCAAGCTCACGGGATCGATGATGCAGATCCCGGCGGATGCAACCGAGTTCGCTATCAACACCTCGAACAGGCGGCACTGGGATTTACCGGTTCGCGCCTATATCGATGAATGCCTCATGGGAGCCGATGGGCCGAGCGGCAAGAATTTCAACATGCGTTGGATCGGCTCGCTGGTCGCGGAGGCTTTCCGCATTCTCGTTCGCGGCGGCATATTCCTGTATCCCGGAGACGCCCGGGATGGCTACGAAGATGGCCGCCTGCGCCTGGTCTATGAGGCGCACCCGATGGCGTTCATCATCGAGCAAGCGGGCGGTGGCGCCTCCACCGGACGAAAACGAATTCTCGATATCGTGCCCGGCAGCCTCCATCAGCGAGTTCCGCTGATCATGGGTTCGATCAAGAACGTCCGGCGGCTCGAAGATATGCACACGGGACCTAACGTCGCTTTGGAAGCGAATGCACCGTTGTTCGGGCATCGCGGCCTGTTTCGCGTTTGAATTGAGGGGCTGTCGCAATCGTGTCCAGAAAGTATCCTATCATATCAATCACGGGTTCGTCGGGCGCCGGCACGACATCCGTCAAGCGGACTTTCGAGCAGATTTTCCGCCGCGAGAATGTCGTGGCTGCGTACATCGAAGGAGACGCGTTCCACCGTTACAACCGTGCCGACATGCGCACGCGCATGGCCGAGGAGTCGGATCGGGGCAACAAGCATTTCAGTCACTTCAGTCCCGAGACCAATTTGTTCGACGAACTGGAGGCTGTGTTCCGGAGCTATAGCGAAAGCGGAACCGGCAATACGCGTTACTATGTCCACGACGATGTGGAATCCGCGAAGCACGGTGTCCCTCCCGGGACGTTCACCGACTGGCAGGCGCTGCCGGAGAACTCGGACCTGTTATTTTACGAAGGTCTGCACGGGGCGGTCGTGACCGACAAGGTGAATGTTGCCCAATACGCGGATCTCAAGATCGGCGTCGTTCCCGTGATCAACCTCGAATGGATCCAGAAGCTGCATCGGGATCGCAGTGCGCGGGGCTATTCCACGGAGGCGGTCACCGACACCATCCTTCGGAGGATGCCGGATTACGTCAACTATATCTGTCCTCAGTTCGCCGAGACGGACATCAACTTCCAGCGCGTGCCGACGGTGGATACTTCAAATCCGTTCATCGCCCGGTGGATACCCACGCCCGACGAATCGATGGTCGTGATCCGTCTCAAGAACCCGCGCGGCATCGACTTCCCGTACCTGCTGTCGATGATTCCGAACAGCTTCATGTCGCGCGCGAACTCGATTGTCATTCACGGGTCCAAGATGGATCTCGCGATGCAGTTGATCCTGACGCCGCTGATCCTTCAGCTTATCGACCGGAAGAGGCGGGCATGAGTGAACTGATCGCATTTCCGCAAGCGGCAGCCTCGGCCGCGTCGAAACGGGGCGTGACCAAAAATATGATCGCGCGAAGCGCGACGTCTTATCAGGGCAGCCAAATGGGGAGGGAACCGACATGGCGCGCATAACACTGAGACAGTTGCTGGATCATGCCGCGGAGCACGGCTACGGCGTACCGGCGTTCAATATCAACAATATGGAGCAGGGGCTTGCCATCATGGAGGCCGCGGCCGCCGTCGACGCGCCGGTCATCCTCCAGGCCTCGCGCGGCGCGCGCTCCTACGCCAACGACATCATGCTGGCGAAAATGATCGACGCGCTGGAGCAGATGTATCCGCAGATTCCGCTGTGCATGCATCAGGATCACGGCAACGAAGAAGCGACTTGCGCCACCGCGATCAAGTACGGCTTCACCTCGGTGATGATGGACGGCTCGCTCAAGGCCGACGCCAAGTCCGCCGCCGACTACGAGTACAACGTCGATATCACCCGCCGCGTCGTCGACATGGCGCACTGGGTCGGCGCTTCGGTGGAAGGCGAACTGGGTGTGCTCGGCTCGCTCGAACACGGCGGCGGCGAGCAGGAGGACGGGCATGGTATCGAAGGCCCGGTCAGCCACGATCAATTGCTGACCGATCCGGATCAGGCCGTCGATTTTGTTCGCGCGACCAAGGTCGACGCCCTGGCGATCGCGATGGGCACCTCGCACGGCGCCTACAAGTTCTCGCGCAAGCCGGACGGCGACATTCTCGCCATGAAAGTGGTCGAGGAGATTCACCGCCGCCTTCCGAATACGCATCTGGTGATGCACGGCTCATCCTCGGTGCCGCAACATCTGCAGGATGAATTCAATAAGTTCGGCGGCGAGATGCCGCAGACTTGGGGCGTGCCGGTCGAGGAGATCGTTCGCGGCATCAAGCATGGCGTCCGCAAGGTCAATATCGATACCGACTGCCGCCTGGCGATGACGGCTGTATTTCGGAAGATCGCGACCAGCAACAGAAGCGAATTCGATCCACGCAAGTTCCTAAAACCGGCGATGGATGCGATGCGCGACCTCTGCCGCGAGCGCTTCGAACAGTTCGGCACTGCCGGAAATGCCGCGAAGATCAGGGTGATCCCATTGTCTGAAATGGCCAAGCTCTATCGCGCCGGCAAACTTGATCCGCGTATCGGCGAAACAGCCGTCGCCGCGGAGTGAAATACGATCCGAATCTGTCGCGGATCACACAAAGAGAGACAGAAAAGAGAAGGAGAACAACATGAACGTCCTTAACGAGAAGTCGCTGACGGTTCGCGGCAAGGACCGTTATAAATCCGGTGTCATGTCCTACAAGAAGATGGGCTATTGGGAGCCCGACTATACGCCGAAGGACACGGACATCATTTGTCTGTTTCGGGTTACGCCGCAGGACGGCGTCGACCCGATCGAAGCGGCTGCGGCGGTGGCCGGCGAATCCTCGACCGCGACCTGGACCGTGGTGTGGACGGACCGTCTCACGGCGGCGGAGAAATATCGCGCCAAGTGCTACCGCGTCGATCCGGTACCGGGGGCGGAAGGCCAGTACTTCGCCTATATCGCCTACGATCTCGACCTGTTCGAACCCGGTTCGATCTCCAACCTCACCGCGTCGGTCATCGGTAACGTGTTCGGCTTCAAGCCACTCAAGGCCTTGCGCCTCGAGGACATGCGGTTGCCGGTTGCCTACGTCAAGACGTTCAAAGGGCCGCCCACCGGCATCGTCGTCGAGCGCGAGCGTCTCGACAAGTTCGGCCGGCCGCTGCTCGGCGCCACCGTCAAGCCGAAGCTCGGCCTGTCCGGCCGTAATTACGGCCGCGTGGTCTATGAGGCGCTGAAGGGCGGTCTCGACTTCACCAAGGACGACGAGAACATCAACTCGCAGCCGTTCATGCACTGGCGTGAACGTTTCCTCTACTGCATGGAAGCGGTCAACCGCGCCCAGGCAGCGACCGGCGAGATCAAGGGCAGCTACCTCAACGTCACCGCGGCGACGATGGAGGACATGTACGAGCGTGCCGAGTTCGCCAAGGAGCTAGGGTCGGTGGTCGTCATGATCGATCTGGTGATCGGCTACACCGCGATCCAGTCGATGTCGAACTGGGCGCGCAAAAACGACATGATCCTGCATCTGCATCGCGCCGGTCATTCGACCTACACGCGGCAGCGCAATCACGGCGTGTCGTTCCGCGTCATCTCCAAATGGATGCGGCTCGCCGGTGTCGATCACATCCACGCCGGAACCGTGGTCGGCAAGCTGGAAGGCGATCCGCTGACCACGCGCGGCTACTACGATATCTGCCGCGAAGAGCACAATCCGATGCAACTCGAGCATGGCATCTTCTTCGACCAGAACTGGGCCAGCCTCAACAAGATGATGCCGGTTGCTTCCGGCGGCATTCATGCCGGCCAGATGCACCAGCTCATCCAGCATCTCGGTGAAGACGTGGTGTTGCAGTTCGGCGGCGGCACCATCGGTCACCCGATGGGCATCCAGGCCGGCGCGACCGCCAATCGCGTGGCGCTGGAGGCGATGATCCTCGCCCGCAACGAGGGCCGCGATTACGTCAGCGAAGGTCCGGATATCCTGGCCAAGGCAGCCGCAAGCTGCACGCCGTTGAAGCAGGCGCTCGAAGTGTGGAAGGACGTCACCTTCAACTACCAATCCACCGACGCGCCCGATTATGTAACGACCCCGGCCGTAGCGTAAAGGAGGACATTATATGCGTATTACTCAAGGTTGTTTTTCGTTCCTGCCCGATCTGACCGACGAGCAGATTTCCAAGCAGATCCAGTACTGCCTCACCCAGGGCTGGGCGGTGAACATCGAGTTCACCGACGATCCGCATCCCCGCAACACGTATTGGGACATGTGGAATCTGCCGATGTTCGACCTGAAGGACGCGGCAGGCGTGCTGATGGAACTGAACGAGTGCCGGAAGGTCTATGGCGACCGCTACATCCGGATGTCTGCATTCGATTCCAGCCATGGCTGGGAGTCGGTGAAGATTTCGTTCATCGTCAACAGGCCCAAGGATGAGCCGGGCTTCCGGCTCGAGCGCCAGGAGTCCGACAACCGCAACATCCGGTACACCACGACGTCGTATGCGGTGACCGCACGTCCCGAGGGTCAGCGTTACTCCTCGTGACATGATTCCATCCGGTTCAAACTAGGGCGATCCATCCTCCCGATCGTCCAGTTCCGGATGTACTGCTCCGTCGTCTCGCATGGCGACGGAGCTTTTCTCCCCCGAGCGGTTTCAAAAGAAGCCACCGACCGAGGCTATCAGGACCACCGTCGATGCAAGAAAAAGTCAACATTCGCGAGGAACTCGAAGCCGTCGGAATCGGAGAGATTCTCGCGCAACTCGATCGAGAGCTTATCGGTCTCAAACCCGTCAAGACGCGTCTCCAGGAAATTTCCTCTCTGTTGCTTGTCGAACGGATACGCAAGAAAATGGAACTGACGTCGGAGACTCCGACGTTGCATATGTCGTTCACCGGGAATCCCGGGACCGGCAAGACCACCGTTGCCTTACGGATGGCCGATATTCTCCATCGCCTCGGTTATGTGCGCCGTGGTCATGTCGTGTCGGTCACGCGCGACGAATTGGTCGGACAGTATATCGGTCACACCGCGCCGAAGACCAAAGAGATATTGAAAAAGGCGATGGGCGGCGTGCTGTTCATCGACGAGGCCTATTACCTCCACCGGCCCGACAACGAGCGCGACTACGGCCAGGAAGCCATCGAGATCCTGCTTCAGGTCATGGAGTCGCAGCGCGAGGACCTGGTGGTGATTCTCGCGGGCTACGCCGACCGTATGGAAAAATTCTTCTCCAGCAATCCCGGCTTCCGCTCGCGCATCGCGCATCACATCGACTTCCCCGACTACAGCAACGACGAACTGCTCGCGATCGCGGAAGTCATGCTGAGCAAGATGAACTATAAATTCAACCCCGAAGCCCGCGAGGCGTTTGTACGCTACATCGCCTTGCGCAAGGCCCAGCCCTTGTTCTCCAACGCGCGTTCGATCCGCAACGCGTTGGACCGTATCCGCCTGCGTCAGGCCAATCGCCTGGTCGCGGACCAGAACGCCGTTCTCTCTGTCGAGGATGTCAAGTCGATCACAGCGTCCGACGTTCTTGCCAGTCGCGTGTTTGAGACGTCGCAGCCTGCCGTCGTCGAGCAACTGATGGACAAGAGGAAGCGGTAGCCTTTTCGGGGTCAAGTCATTACGGTCGCGTCTCCTCGCAGTCATTGCTCCGTTACAAAGACCAACGATTACCCCGTGCCGGCGGCTTGAGGGTAGCTGCGAGCGGGAAGACGCAGTCTTCGATCCCCCTCATCATCATAAAGCGTGGTCTGACGACCGCCTACCGTTGTGCATTTGGAGTATCCACTATCGAAGACCTGCATACGGCCGTGAAGCAGGCTACTCAAGTGGAGCGATCGACTTTCGATTTACCTCTCGGATAGATGGCTGGAGCTCGGACTGGTTCTCGTTCTCGGTCGATCAGCGGCGCGATCTGGTGGGAATTGTTGAAAGAGATCGCTACAACACCGGCTCGACGTTGTTACTGGCCAGCTGCCGGCGAGGCATAGCGCTAACTACCATCCTCGATCCACCGGAATGCGCAGTCAGTTTAAACGGCACAAGAAGAAGACGAAAGCAACTCCTCTCCTAAAGCAACTTTCTCTACCGCGGCAATGCCGCAATTGGCCAATTGTAACTTGTGCCTAATCCCGAGCGCCAGGCGACAAGCATAGCTTGTGCTGCGTCATGCCGCAGTTCTGCGCGCCGAGCCGCTCGCCCTGTGAACATCAGGTAGCGCATCACGATGTCGAGTGCCCCGCTCAAGACAACCGGATCTGCGTACAAGGGCCACGGACACAGTAACACGGCATACTCCTCTCACGCACGACATAGAAAACATCTACGATCTAAAAAGGTCCCAGAAACTAACCAAGGACAGGGGATCTTGGCTACGTGAAAGCTTCCGAATTCTCAGTGAGGTAATTCAATCCACAGCTGCTCCGTCATCGCTCCATCTCATGCGGCTGGCACGCCTCTTCGTTCTTCAAAACATTTCCCACTTGGCCTTTATAGACCGTGCTAGAATTAAACTGCTGAAGGTGAGAGTTGCATCGCCAGCGACATGCATTATCCTTTCTGTGGTTGCTGTCCGCGATGCAAGAAGATTTTTGACATGCGAGCATGTGATCGAATGCGCTTCTTCCATGCTCCAGAGGTGGAGTGCATTTGCAAGGGCAAGGCCTCTGCGTCTTACGCGTTGGGAGTGAAGGCCTCTATTGTCACCAGCAAGGCAAGCTGCATATGTTGTGCGGTTCCTCGCTCAGCAATCCGCCAATGAATGCGCCCGCGCTCACCGCCGCATGCTCCAGCGAAAAACAACGGGCACACATCCATCGCTTGATGTCCCGCTGCGACGACGCCTCACAACTTCAGCACCGTTTCGATCGACGCGTCCCTCGTCCATGATCGATGTCGAATCATGGTCATGCCTCGAGTCAGAACTCGCTAAACCTCGCAATACAAATCACGCCTAGGCTCAGGACTTCTCTGTTTGTCGCATGCCTAGCGCGACAAATCCTTGCGGAACTTCGGCTCCTCTGTCATCGACGCTTTTGCATCGCGGACGGCAATCACAGAGGTTCTGACCCTAGTTCCAGCGACCCCGCTGATTCCATCATCGGCCTCGTGGGTGGAGTCACCATCAGCTATCTGCTGCACACCACTTGGTAACAGCCATTGCGGGCGTCACCTCGAACTTGCCGGCTCTTGAGGGGCCCCGTTACCAGAAGCTCGTTGGGTGGAATCCTTAGGCATCATGGCGCACCATTTGTGCGCTGGCAAAGGACACGATTGACATTCACAAAGTGTTGGAGATATATCGTCTACGATATCTCACGCATTTAAATTGATACTTTATAATATGTTTTAGATATTTTATATATAGCGCAGAAATTCCGTTGTGAGTCGCATTGGAGCTGGCCAATTCATGATTTCCGCTAATCAACTCAGGGCCGCCCGTGCACTCCTGAATATAGATCAACGACAAATGGCTCAACTGGCGGATCTTTCAGTCCCGACCATTCAACGCATGGAAGCTAGTGACGGCGTCATCCGTGGCAATGTCGATTCCCTGATGAAACTGGTTTCAGCTTTGGACAACGCGGGCATCGAGTTGATTAGTCCGGATGGTCAAAGCCTGGCTGGCGGTCGGGGCGTCCGGCTCAAAGAACAAGTCACGAAGCCAACGATAAAGCGACCTAAGTCTTCCTCGTTGCGGCCCTTGGAACGAGCTCGATGAACACTCTGGCTGCCGAAAAAATGGACCGCCCCATCGGAGATGACGAAAACGCCCTGTCGAGAATTCGCATTGGCTATTGAAGCCGACCGACAAGGCGAACTGTTCTGACGACATGGGAGGCGGATTCTCCCTTATCTCGCTCGATACAAAGGGTGACACAGCGGGAGCTGCGGCACAGTGAATCGGCGTGCACGTGGCGCTCGCGAGAGACGTCATCTCGCGTGATGTAATCGCAGCGTGACGACGACGGCCGACACGCTTCCCGACGATCCCGGCACGCTTAAGGCGATGCTGCTGGCAGAACGGGCGCGCGCCGCGCGGCTGGAGCAGATCATCAAGGAGCTGCAGCGTCATCGCTTCGGCCGGCGGGCCGGGGCGCTGCCCGAGAACCAGTTGCTGCTCAGCCTGGAGGATGTCGAACAGGTCAAGGCGAGCCGCGACGCAGCGATTGATGCAACCAATGCGGCCGAGCGATCCAACCGGGCCGCCAGGCGCCGCAAGAACAGAGGACCGCTACCGTCGCATTTGCCGCGGGTCAGACCGGACGAGTTCAGCACTTTTCGTCCACTCCCTAGGGACATTTTTGGACGAGACGTCGAGGTAGTCTGGTCCACCCTAGCCTATCTTCATAAAATTGTATAGCAACTTCAATAGTATATGAGTTCACAGTTTTATTCTGAATGGCGCGCTACCCGGAATAAAACTACGAACTCTTATGTATTTGAAACCACTATATAATTATAATTGTCGCTAACAATGTTGCGGCGGCGGTGGCGAACGCGCACGGCCTGACCTATTTCGAACAACCTGCTCGTCAAGCTCGCAACGCGCGATGGGCCTCCTGTGCGTCCCGAACCATCGGCCGACCGCTGCCGTGTGGCGCGTCGAGTGTCGTCATGCGTAATCCTGACAGATAACCGCAGAGATTAATTCGGCATGACGCGCCAGACCCGGCCGAGTTCATCGACGCGGACGGGAACAGCCGCCAATTTCTTCAACGTATTGTATGACGCCATCAGCCAGCGAAACGGATCGATGTCGTTGTTGGTGGCGTGGCGCTTGTCGAGATTGCCAGTCTCGTTGTGGTCGGCGAGCTTGAACCGTCCGGCAGCGGCGTCCAGCCGATGCACGACCATGATCCGGGCCCGGCCCTCATGGTCGAGCCGGATCAGGTCGCCTTTGTGAATGCGCATCACCAGCTTCGCGCCCTCGTTGGCGTCACGCCATTGCGGCGCGTGCGCTATCTTTGGGCCAGCGTTTTTCTTGTTGGCATCGAAACGGCGCACGGCCTCGCCGTCCCATTTGCCGCCCGCCGTCTCGAATACCTCGACGCAGAAATTCTCGCCGGCGCTGTAGGCCTTGTAGGCCACGCCACTCGCGCGGTTCGCGATTGGGACGAGATAGTCGCCTTTCTCTTTCTTGAGAATACGGACATGGCGCAAGCCATGCTTGAACTGCGGATAGTCATCGGAGGGTGCTTGCAACTGCCGCAGAGCGTCCGCAAGGGCAACGCCCTTTGTCTTTTCGACATTCACATGGTCACGAACGATGGTGCGCAGCTGAATGTCACGGATGCGATCAACCTCGTTCTCGTTCAGGCTTTCGATCGCCTTGCGATAGACCAGGTTGCCGGCTTCTTCCTCTTTCAGGCCGGTGGCATCCAGCGGCTTGACGAAGCCGTAGGCGCTGTCCTCGTGCAACTTGCCTTCAATGCCGTGATCCGGCTTGTGCGAGACCACCATCTTCTCGAGCGCGGCTTTGAGATCGTCGCGCATTGTCGGCCATGGCGGCTCGATGACGAATTTCTCGTGCTCTTCGTCGTAGGCGTTGGCCATCTTCCACAGCAGCGAGCGATCCGTCAGCGCAGTGACCAGGCCATCGATGGCGTGATGCCGATGATCGGCGCGGTTCTTGACGCCGGAGAACTCCATGTCGTCGGTGGAGGCGAGAAATTCCTCCGCTTTGTCCTGCACGCCGGCGTAATTATCCGATGGCAGGAGACCGTTGAGCCCCCATTTGCCGCGCAGCATGCTGGTGAGACGGCCCGGCACCACCCAGATCTGATTGGGATCGGTGACGGCGCCGAGATATTGTTTGGCCAGTCGCGCCAGCCAGCCGGTCTCGTTCAACTGACGGGCCAGGAACCCGCCGCGCTTGTCGAATTCCTCGCGGGCATTGGCATCGAAACGCCAGCGCTTGTTGCGTGGCAGGCCGGTGGCGCGGGCTGCGATATCGTCCCAATTGTAGCGATGGCCCTGAAGCGTCGGGCTCGATCCGAACGCCTCGGACGGTGTCTGCTTGCGCTTGTGGCGGTTAGCGTAGCGCATACAGATGATCTTGTTGGCCGGGCTGTCATCCAGCGTCATCGCGACCGGCAGGATATGGTCGATGTCGACTTCGTCGGAGAGCAGCCGCTCAATGCTGATCTGCTCGCCGGTATAGACGCATTTGCGATCCAGCGGATCGTGCGCGAGTTCTTCCCATAGCCGCATCTTGAGCAGGTTGCGCGGATTTGCCGGACGGCCGAATTTGGCAAGCTCCTCGGCGCGCGCTTTATTCTTGTCCTGATTCCGTCGCTGTTCGCGCTGTCGCTCGGCCTTCTGCTGTTCTGACAGCTTCAGCGCGCGGGTGAACTCGATGGAAATCTCGGTTGGCGGCCCATACTTGTCGATCAGGTCGTTGACGACGCGGCGCAATTGCCCGAGTCCGATATGCACGGTCGGGTTTGGAAACTGGCCGTACTGCTTTTCCTTCTGGTCCCGCGCATCGCCGCTGCCGACCACGGCATCCTGTAGCCACTGGCCATAATACGGCAAACGGCCGAGTTGCTCGCCGGTTGGTAGCTTGGCGTGGTCGTAGCCTGCACGCTTGGCCGCGATGTGATAGCCGGCGCCCGCCACGCCATCCTCATCGAGCCCGTCCTGCATGATAGGCACGATCTTTTTGATCGCGCGCAGGCCGAGCCGACAGTGGCCGTCCGGCAGCGTCGTATTGGCAACGCGCGCGGCCGCTGCGCCGTCAAGCGCACATTCCTTTTCGAGCCATGCGATCAGTTCGTTTTCGTCTTCGGTCTCTTCCAGTCTGGCGACGATCGCGATCTGCCGCTCAGGAGGAAACCCGCGCCACGCCTTGTTGAAGCCCTTCTTGTCCGACAGCCGCGCGGCGGTCTGGTCGCCGTCGAGCGCCGCGCGCCGGTCGGATTCAAGATTAAACCTGGCTTCCGCCGGAAGTTTGAGCAGCGTGCGCAGCTTGTCGAATTTCACTTCCCTGTTGGCGAGCAGCGCCGCCACGACGAGATCGCTCTGTTCCTTGGTCAGCCTGCGCGAGCCCTTGCCGGTGTCGCGGATTTCGAGGTTACGCGCCTCCGAGAGAATACGAAATCGCTGCGCCAAAGGATGGGACCACGGTGCGCGATAGCCTTCGGGATCTTCCTTGAAGGGGCGCGTTGCGGGGTCGAGCGTGCATTTGCCGACAATCGCAGGCTTCAGCGGGCGCTGGTAGAAGATGATATGCTCGATCTCCGTCCTCGCCTCGTCCGTGATCGTGGCATGGTGCGCGCTCTGCCCTGCCCAGATCGCGTTGAACTCGTCCCGCAGCATATCGCGCGTCGGATAGTAGTCGTAGCTCGCCTTGGTGCCGGTAATGGTGGCGCGGGCGCGCACGCCATGAGGCGCATCCGCTCGCGGAAGCACCTCGTCGCCGAACAGACGCTTGCGGACTTTGGCCCAGATTTTCTTGCGGGCGTTGCCGGTGAGGTGATCCTTGCCGAGCCGCACAAGTTCTGCGCGGATCGCGGTCTGCCGGTCTTCATAGGATTTGCGCAAATGCATATCGGCGAAGAATACGCCGAGCGTCTCGTTGCCCTTGTCGGTCGCAAGGCGGGATGCCGCCTGCTTGATAGCGCCGTCCTCGCTCTGCTTGCTGTCGGTCTTGCGGTTCGACTGGAAACCGCGGCGCTGGTTGAGATGAAACAGCGCACGCCCAACATGATGCGCGGGCAGGGTATCTGTCAGTGCGGTTTTGCGCAGCGCATAGGGGTCGAGGACCTCAAGCGCCCTGCGTTCGCGTGCATCGTCCGGAAGCAGATTGTATTTGATCAGCGCGGCGATCAATTCCTTGCGGCGTTCGACGAAGCGGTCGCGCCGCTTGCGCGCGCCCCGCGCCATCCGCCGATCGACCGCATTGGATGTGCCGGATTGGGGATCACGCCCATCAGGGAAAATACGGACGCCGCCCGGACCGAGCGCAACGGGCTCATGGCGGTCGCCGCGTTTCTCAAGATGGGTGACAAACCAGCCGAGAGAGTTGGAGCCGAGATCTAGCCCAAGGCGATACAGAACAGACGAGCCTCTGAGTATCTCATTCTTGTTCATAGCTAGATGGCTATCGCCTCTTGAAAAATGTGGAAAATCAATTTCTACGTGCATTGATGTTTGCGTGCAAATCGAATCGCTTCAATACACACAATGTGCGTGAGGCTGTTGTGGCGCGCCACGCTACAACAACCACTGAATATGCTTTGAGTTCGTTTTGAATTCAGGCTGCGATTCTAAGAACTGACTGTGGCTACAGCTTTTTGCTGGTAGCCACTTCTCTTGACAAAGTTAAAAGTGGTGCGCACAGTTACGAGGTGTGATAGCTGTTATTGGTAGACTTACTGGTTTTAGCGGACTGGTGATTGAGGGCCTCCCGTTAACAAGCTTATGCACAAAATGGGGCACCCCGCAGGGTGCCCCTTCCATTTGCGACAGTCACGCAATCCGTCGAAAGCCTGTTCTGCGGAGCCCACGCTGGTGCGCTTCGTTCCTGTCGCCATGGTGAAAGCCGCAGGTCAATCACAGCACTTCGACCGGGCCGCTCTGCAAGTCAATCACCAACGGTGCAAAGCCTTTGGTCATGACACGGGCGTGAATGGCGCATCAGGATGAATGGTCACGTTTCGCGATTGCTCAAGGTGTTCCATCGGCTGCGACAATTTGCCGAG is a genomic window containing:
- the cas9 gene encoding type II CRISPR RNA-guided endonuclease Cas9 (Cas9, originally named Csn1, is the large, multifunctional signature protein of type II CRISPR/Cas systems. It is well known even to general audiences because its RNA-guided endonuclease activity has made it a popular tool for custom editing of eukaryotic genomes.), translating into MNKNEILRGSSVLYRLGLDLGSNSLGWFVTHLEKRGDRHEPVALGPGGVRIFPDGRDPQSGTSNAVDRRMARGARKRRDRFVERRKELIAALIKYNLLPDDARERRALEVLDPYALRKTALTDTLPAHHVGRALFHLNQRRGFQSNRKTDSKQSEDGAIKQAASRLATDKGNETLGVFFADMHLRKSYEDRQTAIRAELVRLGKDHLTGNARKKIWAKVRKRLFGDEVLPRADAPHGVRARATITGTKASYDYYPTRDMLRDEFNAIWAGQSAHHATITDEARTEIEHIIFYQRPLKPAIVGKCTLDPATRPFKEDPEGYRAPWSHPLAQRFRILSEARNLEIRDTGKGSRRLTKEQSDLVVAALLANREVKFDKLRTLLKLPAEARFNLESDRRAALDGDQTAARLSDKKGFNKAWRGFPPERQIAIVARLEETEDENELIAWLEKECALDGAAAARVANTTLPDGHCRLGLRAIKKIVPIMQDGLDEDGVAGAGYHIAAKRAGYDHAKLPTGEQLGRLPYYGQWLQDAVVGSGDARDQKEKQYGQFPNPTVHIGLGQLRRVVNDLIDKYGPPTEISIEFTRALKLSEQQKAERQREQRRNQDKNKARAEELAKFGRPANPRNLLKMRLWEELAHDPLDRKCVYTGEQISIERLLSDEVDIDHILPVAMTLDDSPANKIICMRYANRHKRKQTPSEAFGSSPTLQGHRYNWDDIAARATGLPRNKRWRFDANAREEFDKRGGFLARQLNETGWLARLAKQYLGAVTDPNQIWVVPGRLTSMLRGKWGLNGLLPSDNYAGVQDKAEEFLASTDDMEFSGVKNRADHRHHAIDGLVTALTDRSLLWKMANAYDEEHEKFVIEPPWPTMRDDLKAALEKMVVSHKPDHGIEGKLHEDSAYGFVKPLDATGLKEEEAGNLVYRKAIESLNENEVDRIRDIQLRTIVRDHVNVEKTKGVALADALRQLQAPSDDYPQFKHGLRHVRILKKEKGDYLVPIANRASGVAYKAYSAGENFCVEVFETAGGKWDGEAVRRFDANKKNAGPKIAHAPQWRDANEGAKLVMRIHKGDLIRLDHEGRARIMVVHRLDAAAGRFKLADHNETGNLDKRHATNNDIDPFRWLMASYNTLKKLAAVPVRVDELGRVWRVMPN